TGCTTGAGATAGAGCCCGTGCGCTCATTCTGGTTGAAATGTAAAAAAGCCCCGACTCTTCTCAGGGCTTTGTTGATAATTTCAGTGGTGGCTACGATAATTCGCAGACCCCGTTCAGAATAATTTTCAATACAAAAATACATTTCCTTAGGATCTTTTTTGTTTAATACTTAAATATTTTTCAATTATGGCAAGAAAGAAAAAGTTAGAAATGGAAATTGTAAACCAACATGCAAAGAGGTATTGACATTGGAAGTCGGTCTCACTTTGTAGCAGTTGGACAAGCCCTAGAAGATGTAAAAGAATTTGGGGTTTATGCAGAAGATCTTACTGCAATTTGTCAACACCTAAAAAGCTATGGCATTACCTCAGTTGCCATGGAAAGCACAGGAGATTATTGGCAAAATCTTTTTACAGAACTCATCAAGCATGATTTTGAAGTTATTTTATGCAATGGAAAATTTACCAAACACGCAAAAGGTAAAAAAACAGATGTTAAAGATGCAAGATGGATTCAAAAACTGCATGCATTAGGTTTGCTTACAAGTAGTTTTTTGCCTGACCAGCAGACTGAAATACTTAGAACTTATGCACGTCAGCGAGGCAATATTATACATCAAGCGTGGCGACTTCAAGAAAAATGCAAAAGCACCTTAAGTTTTTAAATTTTAGACTTGATGTTGTAGTTAAAGACATTTGTGGTCTTACAGGTCTTAAAATCATAGAAGATATTTGCAAAGGAAATTTAGACCCTAATGAACTTGCTAAGCATCGGCACTACAATTGCCGAAAGTCTGAGGCAGAAATAGCAAAAGCCCTCCATGGCAATAACAGGGAAGACTTTCTTTTGGGTTAAAACAAGAATTTCAAACTTATCAGTTTTTACAAAAACAATTAAAGGCTTGCGATAAACAGATAGACCAATTCATAAAAAAGCATCTTGACACAAATCCAGAATTAAAAAAACTAAAAACCAATCCAAAACCTTATAAAAGAGAAAATAAGAATGCTCCCAAAATAAAGGATTTTAATCAAGTAGCTTATCAGTATTTTGAAGGTGTGGATCTGCTTGCCATTGAAGGCGTAAGTCATGCTACAATACTTAGTATTATATGAGATATATCCGGAAGGATTTAGAAAGTTTAATTCTTCAAAAGAATTTGTCTCTTGGTTAAGACTAGCACCAAACAACAAAATATCAGGCGGTAAAGTGCTTAGTTCAAAAGTTCCTAAAGGGAGTAATAGATTAAAAATAGCATTACGACAAGCAACTAATTCTATTGGAAATTTAAAAGATACACACTTGTCTGATTTCTTTAAGCGTGTCGCATTTAGAAAAGGAAGACAAGCGACAGTAAGCGCAACAGCAAGAAAATTGGGTGTAATCATATGGAATATGGTTACAAAAAAAGAACCTTATAAACCGCCAAAAGAATATCTATTCCTCGATCAAAAAAGAAAGTTAGGCATAGCCAAAAGAATGAGGAAACAAATCGCTAAATTTGGATTAACTAATGAAGATTTAGGCTTAAATGCAAATATCTGTAAAACAGCAACTTAATTTACGTTAGTCAGAATTTAAATGAGAAATGATTAAATGATAATATCGGACTAACCACCCAATTTTATGTGAGTAACAAGGATAAAGCAGATTAATTGTTACAATAAAAGCTCTGCTCAGTATTAATTTATAAATTTTAAAAAGATGAAAAATGTAAGAAGAATTATGTGTTTGACATTATGTCTATTTATTTTTTCTTGTGATGACTCTGTGGATGAAACACAAGAAGATGTTATATTGATGTCAAAAAATTTAGAACAACTAAATTATATTGAATATCAAGATGCGTTAGATATTTCAAATCAACTTATAAGTGAATCGATGGAATATTTAGAAAATCTTGAGTATAGAGAACAGTCTGAAAGTGAAATAAAAAATGAATTTTACAATCAAAGCACGGTATTAACAAATTTGTCTAATGTGTTAGAGTATGACACTGAAATAGTACCCGACAACTATAATCAATTTGATATTCAGATAGAGATTTCTGATATAAATAATTCTGAATTTCTCAATGAAATTCAGAAAGATTACGCTTCAAATTTGCTGAATGCTGTTGAACAAAATAATTTTGATGAATTAATTCGTATCAAAGATTCATTTAAAAATGACGTTGTAAGTAATCCAGAATTGAGAATTTTCAATAGTGGTATAGCATTAATTGAGTCGGCACAAATGTATATGAACTCCAATGGCGATTATTCTTATACTACTTTTGGAGATGATGATTGCCTTCATGCGACTTTAGTAGGTGGTGTTATGGGAGGTGTATACGGCATGATTTCCGGAGCCATTGGAGGAGGTCTATCAGGTGTAACCTTAGGTTTTATTTTTACAGGTGGTATACTTTCAGTACCAGCAGGTGGAGCTGGTGCAGTTGCAGGAGCAACAAGTGGTGGTTTTCTTGGTTTTTTAGGTGGCGCAATCTTAGGATATTTAGGTTGTCTTATTTTCGGATAATGAAATCAGTCAATGATAAAATATTCATATTTGTAATACCATTATTGATAACAATTAATTTTTATTATTTCAAAATTATAAAATTAGATAATTTTTTGGACTGTCTAGGTTTTTATTTACTTGGAGTAGTAATATTTTATGTTATCAAAAGATTTTATTATATGACTTGAATTGAATTAAAAACGTTGCACATCAATGCATATATTCAATAGCGGCTTTTGGCTAAAACCAAAGGTCGCTTTTGTTTTTAAATTGATTTTTATACAAAAACTTTAGCTATTTTTACCGCTACTGAAATATATACAAACCGTTGTGAGCAATACTGAAAGCAACATTTAGCATTAATTAACATTTTTACTGTTTGACGAAATAGAATTCAATTTTATTTTTGTAAAAAAAAATAATTATGAAAAAAACAATTTTACTGTTAGCTTTAACACTAGGTGTTTTGAGCTTAAATTCGTGTAGTGATGAACAACTACAAGTTGAAAACAATCAAGAACTAATGAAGTCTGCTGAGTCGGATTGGCCAAAAGTTAAAGAAGGTGGTGTAAAAACAACTTGGACGCTTGGTAGAAAATCTAGAAATTGTAGAGGATTAGGTATTTGTAAACATAAAAAAACTTCTGGCTACATTAAGTTCGAACAAGGAACTCTCGATATTCCTTTAGCAAAGTCTTTTGAAAATGACGAAAGAACAATTGATGGTTTTATATCACCATCTTCTGATGGTACTCAATTCGCATTTTTAATTAATGAAACTAATTTGCAAAAACTCGAAGATTATACAGATTTTCGAACATTAATTATTGAAGAAGATTATTATTTCGAAAATGAAGATGTGATTGAGTTAAGAATTAATGAAGGCTTTTTAATTGAGGCAGGAACATATGATTTTTCATATGATTCAACATACGATGTTTACGAAGTGTGATATTCACAAACAAAAATAATTGATGATGAAAATATTTTCAACATTACTTATTGTATTAATATCGTTCACGTCGATTGGTCAAACGAACAGCGAGAATTACTTAAAGCAATATGATATATCTAAAGGTGCAATAAATGAGTTAACGTTCATAAATAAAACTCAGTTTAATAATTTTATTTCAACATTTGAAGATAATAAGGGTTTTGAGTTGCCTAAATTTTTTATTTTAGATAATTCAGGTAAATTATTAAAACATAAACTTGATGTTCGAATTAGTGAATGTGGGAAAGGTGATGTTAATGAACTGAGAAAAAAATATTTTAAGAACCTACCAACAATTGATGAACTGAATAATTTTTTTAACGAAAAATTGGAGATTCCTGAGGAAAATGATTTTATCGTAGTTTTTATTTGGCACGAAGCTATGGATAAATTTAATCAACATACTTTTGAAACTTATCATACTTGGAAGGAAAACGATAACATAAAATTTTATTTTCTTAATTTAAATATGTGATAAAGGTCGAGTAGGTAAAGGGGAATCCACCCCTAAACCTCTCACAGAACCGTACGTGATAGTCTCCCATCATACGGCTCTTCTTAACAAGTCTATGGCGTAAAACCGTATTGCCAATGCACAAACAGATTAGGATAATGCTTTGCAGTTTCCTGTAACCATTTGTAGGCAAAAAACCAGTGTTTACGCCTAAATCTCCGATATTTGTTGCGTACCCATTTTGCCAGACGCATATTCAAGAAACGAAATACATAGTGTAATTCACTCATTCTTACTTTGCCGTAATAATTAATCCAACCTCGTACTTTTTCTGCTATTATGCCTGCCAAATCTGGCAGGCGTAAATGAACCATACGATGAAGTTTCATCTTAAACAAAGTTTGATTGATGCGTTTCTGTCGTTTACGACTGATTGACGGTGTAAATCCCAAATGAAAGTTCCCAAAATAGCCCTTTACCATTCTTGGCTTAAATGTAAATCCAAGAAAATCGAATGTTACATAATGAACCTTAAATGGTGGATGCTTCTTTTGGTTGCGTTTGCAATAAACGATATTGCTCTTGCCGTCTTTTATCTGCAATTTGCACTGTTTAAATCGGGCTTTTACCGCTTCCAACGTCCGCAAGGCTTGTTTAAAATTATCGCAATGGATGATAATATCATCAGCATAGCGCTCAAACTTTACTTCCGGGTGGTTGTTCTCAATCCACTTATCAAAAACAACATGCAAGAAAATGTTTGCCAGTAATGGGCTAATAACACCTCCTTGTGGTGTGCCTTTGTCTCGTGAATGAATACTACCGTCTTTCTTTTGAATTGGAGCCTTTAACCAACGTGCTACATACAAGTGAATATGCTTTTCTTTGGTAAAATGTCCTAATGCTTTAAGCATTAAGTCATGGTCTATCTCATCAAAAAAACTCTTGATATCCAAATCTATCACCCAATCCATTTTCATGCAGTTTTCCCTGCATTGCTTTATGGCTTGATGCGCTGATTTGTTTGGTCGATAGCCAAAAGAATCTTTACTAAACTGTTTATCTACAATCTGTTCTAATTCTTCTCTTATTACCATTTGAGCCGTTCGGTCTTATACTGTTGGAATGCCAAGCTTCCTGATTCTGACCGTCTTCTTTGGGTATTTCTACCTCGCGCACAGTACTGGAAAATAACTACCATCGGCTAACCTATTCCATACAGGATATAAGTATTTCATAGGACGTGAATGTACTTCTGTACTGACAAATTATCAACACCTGAAATACCTTTGTTACTCTTTACCTTTTTAAAGGCATCCCATACCTGTCGCTTTAATATCGGTTGCGACTTTTGTTTCTCTTTGAAAATCATCCTAAAAAAATCTTTAGTTGTAATACAATTTAAAACTGTTAAGTCAGTCCCTTCGCTCCATTTCCATTACAGAAACTTCATCACTACTACAGACTAATCCGCCACTAATTAACAGTATCGCTACTTTCTACCTTGCCCTTCGGGGTTGTGGTATTTTTGCACTATTAATTAGCTTCTCCTGCTCCGTAATTGAGCCGTAAGCAAAGCTCCTGCCCTCTTTATGCCGATTGCCACTTGACCAGAAATAGGTATCATGTCAAGTTCTGTTCTCGCAAGACCGCCCATCCCTCGATTTTGACAATACTAAAGTTGTTTACGACACTTCTACAAGGGTTCAATCTCGTCTCTTTCAGCTTCTTTACTCCTACCATAGCAAACTACTCTGAAAACAACACAGGTAGTGCATTTAACCTTATCGCTCAAGACCAACCCGTGAAAGGAAAGCCCCATAAGGCGGTTTGACTGGTGTGCCTAATCACTCCCAGCCGAGAGACCAATCCTCATCGTACTCTTTACGTGAATCCACCTGAAACAAATGCCAGGGTCGTTTCTAAATACCAATGAGACTCTCATCTCAATTACAGTTATGTTACTTGTTTTCAATGAACTTAATCACTATCTTGTATCCCCAAGTAACGCAGGACACACTACTGCTCACAACAATGTATAAAAGTAATAGCGGTTTGGGTATTAATCCAAACCGCTTTTGCGTTTTATTAAGTACATTGCATACCGAAAAGTAGTTGCTTATTAATCCGCTACTACTCTTATACTTGACCGTTGGTAGCAACTACTCCATAATATTTTTAAAATTATAGGCTCACCCATTTTTTGATAAAGTAAGATGTAGGAATTTTTTCGGTGGAATTTTTCTAAATCCTAAATGATAGGCTTATCACGAGGAATGTTAACGATTAAAATCTTATCACGACGAGAAAATCACAATCCGCAACAAAAGGCTGATTTGCAATAAAATAGTGAATAAAGAAAACAAGGAGCGATGCTAAATCAAAAACTATGGCTAAGCGTCAACGAAATGTTATAACATCGAAATTATGGGAAATTTGAAATCTGGGAATGAAAAAAAATGGGTGCGAAAGGTTTGGGCATTTTTCAGCAAAAGTTCTCGCCTACTCCACCGCTACTACCAACAATGTGTATCATTAATGGCTGTGTTTGGGCAAAATTTTAAGGTTTGTGATTTTTTTTTATCTTTACCAATAAAAACGAAAATGTGTTGACTTTTTGCACGCCACTAATGATACACTCGCCCGTTACCTGCAAGCTAAATAAAACTATGACCAAAAGAGAAATATCGAATTTAGATTTAAAGGTTCAGTTCACCAACGAATATTTACGAAGCGGTGGACTTGAAAAAATATTAGACCCAAATCTATTGCAGGACTTAATAGATATGAAGTTTGACCATAACGGAAAAGCTAATCCTGAATCAGTTACACCAAGAGCAAATGCTTTTATGTTAGCACTTCTTGGAGTACAACTTCAACCACCTTATTTCTCTAAAGACTTTATATCTGAATATTCCTCAATACTTCAAAAATCAAAATGCTTTGACCAAATAAATATTGATACAGTTGAACATTTCGATAAAATATATGATGAATATAAAATCAAAGAAGATATGCTTTTTAGAGGCCAAAGAGAAGCAAGATGGCGTCTTTATAGTAATCTTCAACGTTTTTGGATTCTTCATAAACTTCACGAACAAGAAAATTCTTTTGAAGAGTTTTTAGACAAGCTTGTAACAAATGGAAAAACTGATTACGAAGAACATATCAAACAAATTTTAGAGGAACACAATATTGATACTTTAAATGCTATTTCCATACTTGGCTTTTTACAACACCATAGTTGCCCAACACCTTTATTAGATTGGACTTACAAATTTCAGAATGCACTATTCTTTGGTTTAGATGGTTTGGAATTAAATCAAGGAGCAAAAGAAATAGACAATTATTTTAGTCTGTTCTACATTGAGGAAGAATATATGGGAGAAGGCGGAATGCGTAAATTAATGGAAGCTTTGAAGATGTTGGACAAGCTCTCACTTTGGAACTAATTGCAAAAATTGCCAAAGACGATAAAGAAAGATTGGAAATTGAAGAGCATTTTAAAGGACGTAGTATAATCGACAAAAGCAAAGTATTTGGTTCGGGACTTGTAAAATATGTTACTGAAATTAAGCATATGGTTAATATTCCTATAAGTTTTTTCAGCGATAAAGATGTAGATAGCGGTTTTATATTTTCTCTAAACAATAGTAAAAATATACAGAATCAAGTTGGAGTTTTTACTTGGAACGCTGACCCAATAAAACCACTAGAGATTGTAGGAAATGAACAATATTTAGAAGCCAAAGCCGAGAACGAGCCAGAGGAATACAGATTTTGCAGTTGTTTTAACATTAATAAAAAACTTGCAGGTCATATACTCAAAAGATTGGAAGATGACGGAATTACAAGAGATTTCATATATCCTACACCTGATATTAACAGTTGGAACATTTATGAAAAATCTAGAACAAAAGCCAGCAGGTAACATCGGCTATAGCAAATGCGGGCTAAAGTGCTAAAATGAAAATAATTACACAAAATAAACTAATCGCTAAACGGAAAGGAAAGTTCCTTGAAATCCCGCACTTGCCATAGCCGAGAACCGTTGGTAGCAACTACTCCATAATATTTTTAAAATTATAGGCTCACCCATTTTTTGATTAAATAAGTTGAATGGATTTTTTTCGGTGGAATTTTTCTAAATCCTAAATGATAGGCTTATCACGAGGAATGTTAACGAGTAAAATCTCATCACGACGAGAAAATCACAATCCGAAACAATAGGCTGATTTGCAATAAAATAGCGAATAAAGAAAACGACAAACGATGCTAAATCAAAAACTATGGCTAAGCGTCAACGAAATGTTATAACATCAAAATTATGGGAAATTTGAAATCTGGGAATGAAAAAAAATGGGTGCGAAAGGTTTGGGCATTTTTCAGCAAAAGTTCTCGCCTACTCCACCGCTACTACCAACAATGTGTATCATTAATGGCTGTGTTTGGGCAAAATTTTAAGGTTTGTGATTTTTTTTTATCTTTACCAATAAAAACGAAAATGTGTTGACTTTTTGCACGCCACTAATGATACACTCGCCCGTTGTGCCTCATTCCCCACATGTAATTTCCTGAAACAGGTTGACTAAAAATTAAACCATTAATTATAGTCACTTATGAAATCAAAAAAAGAACACTGGCGAAAAAAAGCTACCAAAAAGTAACTTTAGAAACCAAATTATTAGTTGTTGACCAAATCGTAAACGGTCAGCTCTCAAGAAAAGTCGCCTCAAAGAAATATGATGTTCCTCGGACAACTATTTCCTACTGGCTAAGAATTTATAGTACCTTAGCCCAACAAAAAATAGGTATGAGTAAAAATCAAGAAATCAAGAAATTAAAAGAAAAGATCGAAGAACTGGAGTTCGTTAAAGACTTTCAGCAAGACATCATTGCTGATATGGAACTCATTACAGGAGTGGATATGGCAAAAAAGTCGTTGCCCAAAACATTAGCAAAAGAGATAGAGCGAAAGAAGAAAGACCGTATAAAAGAAAATGGCTCTATGGATGTTTTGGGATCACTAAACAAGCCTTCTACAAACGACTTAAAGCCCAACAAAAACATTGAAATAGCTAGAGATATGACTCATCAAGCTGTATATTTATAATAACCTAAGAACGCATTTTAGTCTTGACCTTAGAAAACCAGCAGAGGTTCATTTAAATCCGAACATCAAATACAAATCGTATAGAAAAAATAACTTAAATTTACAGGAAATTAAAATATGAGCACAAAGTAAAAAGTTATTCTAATTTTTTTAAATCATTCAAAAGGCTCAGAAAAAAAATTGGAAATAACTTTTGATCGATAATCTAATCAATAACCAAAAAAGAGTCAACCTATATCAATATAATACATTGACTTTTGCACTGGTAAAAGTTGATGAAATTTTCCAAGTTTTAGAATGTCGATAAAGTTTAGAAAGAAATCTGCTCTTTTGTGTTTATCAACAAAAGCACTGTTTAATTCTGATAAATTTTTAATATCTTTGTGTTGTAGCATTTTGTCGTATTTGGAATTACAGCTTTAAATATACTGAAAATCAGTAAATTAAAGAAACAAAAAGCTACTTTTTTTTGTAATATTTATCTTGTTTTTAGGACAATTTAAAAGTGCGAAACTTGAGTTAATTATTACTGTTATGGAAAATCAGGAAATCGATAAAAAACTTGAATCGAAAAACGTAAAATCAACAGCCATGCAAACGTTGGTTTACAAAGCACTGAGCCTATCGGATTTGGAACAACGCTTTGGAAAAGTTGAGCGTTCAACCATATTCAGGGCACTTAAATCATTCGAGGATAATTTCATCGTTCAAACAGTTAATGATGGTTCAGGTTCAGTTAAGTATGCCGTTTGCGATGAGGATTGTACATGTAATATAAATGACCTGCACGTTCATTTTTTCTGTACGCGTTGTGGCAGAACACGTTGCATGAAGGAACTGCCCATCCCCGATGTTAAACTGCCCGATGGATATACTTATGAGAATACCCAGTTCATTATTAACGGGGTGTGTCCGCACTGTCATTAAACTTTGCAACAATTTTGCACTAACTTTTATGTAATTTTGGTGTTAATATTATTAGAATGTCTCACATTAAAAAATTATTAGTATGAAGTATTATTTTGAAAAAACCACAGATTATGCTTTTGAAGAAGCAGTAGAAAAAGTAACCGAAGAACTTAAAAAAGAAGAGTTCGGGGTACTGACCGAGATTGATGTGCAGCCTACATTGAAAAAGAAACTGGATGTCGATTTCAGAAAATACCTAATTTTGGGGGCTTGCAATCCGCCATTTGCACATAAAGCACTGCAAGCCGAAAACAAAATCGGAGCCATGCTACCCTGCAATGTGATTGTGCAGGAACTGGAGAATGGCAAAACAGAAGTAGTCGCCGTTGACCCAGTGGCATCCATGAAGGCGGTTCAAAATGACAAATTAGGTGGTATTGCTGGCGAAATCAGGGCGAAACTTGAAAAGGTCATTGAAAACGTATAATAACTTAATAATCATGATAAAAATTAATCGAAATAAAAAAGAGGATTGTTACATTCTTATTGACGAGTTTTATCATTTACATGGCAATTTGTTTATCTCTTATCTATTGGTCGATACCTGAAATAAAGAACATTAAAAACTACGATTTTAGTTCAATCGAGGAAAATTCAGGTTCTTCTCTTGGAGAAACGCAATGGATTAAAACCAGAGATGGATTTGAATTATTCAACAGAATTTATAAAAGCGAAAGCAAAGATGTAATGATTTTAATTCATGGCTCTGGTTCTGAAAGCAGGTATTTGTCAAGTTTATCCGATTCAATTGCAAAAAAAAATTGCCACAGTACTGACGCCTGATTTAAGAGGACACGGAAATAATAAAGAAAAAAAAAGGAGAAGTTGAGTACATAGGACAACTTGAAAACGACATTGAAGATTTGATTGAGTTCAGCAAACAAAATCTCAAAGCTGATAAAATCATATTGGCAGGACACTCATCGGGAGGCGGTTTAGTTTTAAAGTTTATCGGCAACCCTAAAAACACAAAAGTTGACAGGGCAATTATGCTTGCACCTTATTTGGGATACGATGCAATAACGGTTAAACCGAACAGTGGCGGTTGGGTGACGGTTGCGTTGAAAAGGATAATCGGACTATCGATGTTGAATAACATTGGGATAAAGATGCTCAATGGACTTCCGGTTTTGTTTTTCAACCGGCCGGAAAGTGTTAATGATGAACTCCAGGTTCCTTTTTATTCGTTCCGAATGACGATAGATTTTACGCCCAAGAATTATAAAGAAGACATAAGAAATATAAATATCCCGTGCCTGGTTTTAGTAGGAAAGCAAGACGAAAGTTTTTATCCCGAACAATTTGAAGTTGCTTTTAAACCAGCCGACAAATTTGTCAAGACATTAATATTGGACGATGCGAAACATTTAAGTCTTGTTGATAAACAAAAGACATTTGAAATAATTAAAGAATGGGTGAAAGAAACAGAGCACGAAAATTAAAATCTGCTTCGCAGACAGAAAAGAAAACTATGGAGAAATCCTTGTGAAAAGTTTAGCCACGTTAGACAAGTTTTTAGATGACGGAATGAATGCCGAGTAGCCGCCAACACATGGTATAGTGCATGCGGGTTTCAGAGGTTTGCGAAGGCTTGTGGCTCGTAAAAAAAGTCGGTGTAAACTGATAGGAAATCGCTTCGTAATCCCGCACGACACCTAAACTGAAAAAATGTCAAGGCTGTTTTATGGCTAATGGTGAATGTTATTTTATATATATCTTTCTATGTATTGGGGTTCTTAAAAAATACGTCGGTATTATACTTTCATCTGTTTATTAACGATACTATTTCATTAAAAATGGTATAATATCATTATAGTGCGGTCAATCCACCATCAATAACTAATTCAGAGCCTGTCATATAAGAAGATTCATCAGAAGCAAGAAATAAAACACCATACGCAATTTCTTCTAATTTTGCCCCTCTACCCAAAGGTGTTCCAGAAAGTGAATTCATTTTAAAATCATCAGAACCTTTCATCTGTGTTGTCATAGGAGTTTCTACATAACCTGGATGAACGGAGTTGACACGAATGTTATCCTTGGCTAATTCAACTGTCGCCCCTTTGGAATAGATTCTTGAACCACCTTTTGATGCCGTATAGGCCGTACCATTACCTCCACCAATAATACCTCCTACGGATGAAATATTGATAATGGAACCTGCTCCTTCTTTTTTCATATAAGGAACAACGGTTTTAACTCCTATGAACTGACCTAAAAGATTAACCGAAAGTACTTTGTTGAATTCTTCTACGGTTCTTTCTTCCAATGATCCCATGATATCACCAAGAATACCTGCATTATTAACCAGTACGTCAATTTTACCAAAAGCGGTCTCCGCTTTTTGAGCTACTGTTTTCCAGCTCTCTTCCGAGCTTACATCATGGACGACATATTCCACAACACCACCATTAGCCTTTATTTCAGCGGCAACGGATTTTAATTTTTCTTCTTGTATATCGGTGATGATTACTTTTGCCCCTTCTTTGGCAAATAGTTTAGCTTCTGTCGCACCCATACCACCAGCAAGACCAGTGATAATTGCGACTTTGTTTTCTAATCTGTTCATGCTTATATATTTTTTAATTTAAAATCGAATTTAATTAAATTCCATTTAAATATTAATAAGTTTCACATAAATTTAATGAACTAAAACATCAGCCTACAAACAATTATCAAAAGTTTAGATTTTTGAATACTTTTTATTTCTAAGTCCTAAGATTTTCAGTTTTCTTTCTTTAAGTTGGTGGTTTTTATCTTATTTCTCCTTATATTTTATCAATTAACACTATAATTCATTTAGTTTATCAATATTAACGATGTAAATTTTTCGATTTAAGAAATGCTAATAGTTCTTCAGGTAAATCAGTCTGAATTACATTGACATACTTTTCATTTAAGACTTTTTCAAAACCAGAACCTTTTTCTTGCAATTCCAAATCATCGATATCTCCCATGGTTTTTACCAAGATACGCATCCCTTTATATGCCATTTTTTTCATTAAATAATCATTATA
This genomic window from Flavobacterium sp. CS20 contains:
- a CDS encoding IS110 family transposase gives rise to the protein MQRGIDIGSRSHFVAVGQALEDVKEFGVYAEDLTAICQHLKSYGITSVAMESTGDYWQNLFTELIKHDFEVILCNGKFTKHAKGKKTDVKDARWIQKLHALGLLTSSFLPDQQTEILRTYARQRGNIIHQAWRLQEKCKSTLSF
- a CDS encoding transposase — encoded protein: MLQYLVLYEIYPEGFRKFNSSKEFVSWLRLAPNNKISGGKVLSSKVPKGSNRLKIALRQATNSIGNLKDTHLSDFFKRVAFRKGRQATVSATARKLGVIIWNMVTKKEPYKPPKEYLFLDQKRKLGIAKRMRKQIAKFGLTNEDLGLNANICKTAT
- a CDS encoding reverse transcriptase domain-containing protein, which encodes MVIREELEQIVDKQFSKDSFGYRPNKSAHQAIKQCRENCMKMDWVIDLDIKSFFDEIDHDLMLKALGHFTKEKHIHLYVARWLKAPIQKKDGSIHSRDKGTPQGGVISPLLANIFLHVVFDKWIENNHPEVKFERYADDIIIHCDNFKQALRTLEAVKARFKQCKLQIKDGKSNIVYCKRNQKKHPPFKVHYVTFDFLGFTFKPRMVKGYFGNFHLGFTPSISRKRQKRINQTLFKMKLHRMVHLRLPDLAGIIAEKVRGWINYYGKVRMSELHYVFRFLNMRLAKWVRNKYRRFRRKHWFFAYKWLQETAKHYPNLFVHWQYGFTP
- a CDS encoding FRG domain-containing protein; its protein translation is MTKREISNLDLKVQFTNEYLRSGGLEKILDPNLLQDLIDMKFDHNGKANPESVTPRANAFMLALLGVQLQPPYFSKDFISEYSSILQKSKCFDQINIDTVEHFDKIYDEYKIKEDMLFRGQREARWRLYSNLQRFWILHKLHEQENSFEEFLDKLVTNGKTDYEEHIKQILEEHNIDTLNAISILGFLQHHSCPTPLLDWTYKFQNALFFGLDGLELNQGAKEIDNYFSLFYIEEEYMGEGGMRKLMEALKMLDKLSLWN
- a CDS encoding Fur family transcriptional regulator; translated protein: MENQEIDKKLESKNVKSTAMQTLVYKALSLSDLEQRFGKVERSTIFRALKSFEDNFIVQTVNDGSGSVKYAVCDEDCTCNINDLHVHFFCTRCGRTRCMKELPIPDVKLPDGYTYENTQFIINGVCPHCH
- a CDS encoding DUF302 domain-containing protein; the encoded protein is MKYYFEKTTDYAFEEAVEKVTEELKKEEFGVLTEIDVQPTLKKKLDVDFRKYLILGACNPPFAHKALQAENKIGAMLPCNVIVQELENGKTEVVAVDPVASMKAVQNDKLGGIAGEIRAKLEKVIENV
- a CDS encoding serine aminopeptidase domain-containing protein, which produces MKKKKGEVEYIGQLENDIEDLIEFSKQNLKADKIILAGHSSGGGLVLKFIGNPKNTKVDRAIMLAPYLGYDAITVKPNSGGWVTVALKRIIGLSMLNNIGIKMLNGLPVLFFNRPESVNDELQVPFYSFRMTIDFTPKNYKEDIRNINIPCLVLVGKQDESFYPEQFEVAFKPADKFVKTLILDDAKHLSLVDKQKTFEIIKEWVKETEHEN
- a CDS encoding SDR family NAD(P)-dependent oxidoreductase — encoded protein: MNRLENKVAIITGLAGGMGATEAKLFAKEGAKVIITDIQEEKLKSVAAEIKANGGVVEYVVHDVSSEESWKTVAQKAETAFGKIDVLVNNAGILGDIMGSLEERTVEEFNKVLSVNLLGQFIGVKTVVPYMKKEGAGSIINISSVGGIIGGGNGTAYTASKGGSRIYSKGATVELAKDNIRVNSVHPGYVETPMTTQMKGSDDFKMNSLSGTPLGRGAKLEEIAYGVLFLASDESSYMTGSELVIDGGLTAL